The sequence below is a genomic window from Microbulbifer hydrolyticus.
GAGAATACCGCCGTCTACATAAACTACCTGGCCATTGACGAAGTCACTGGCTTTCGATGACAGGAATACCGCAGCACCCTGCAGGTCTTCAGGGTTACCCCAGCGGCCCGCCGGTGTACGGCCAATGATGAATTCGTTGAACGGATTACCCTCAACGCGGATCGGCGCAGTCTGGGCGGTGGCAAAGTAGCCCGGACCAATACCGTTCACCTGAATATTGTGACGCGCCCACTCGGTAGCCATATTCTGGGTCAGCATCTTCAGGCCGCCCTTGGCTGCCGCATATGCAGAAACACTGTCGCGCCCCAGCTCACTCATCATCGAGCAAATATTGATGATCTTGCCCGCACCGCGCTCGATCATGCGACGCACCACCGGACGAGTCATTACCATCACCCCGGTGAGGTTGGTTTCCAGCACCTTGTTCCACTCGGACAGCTCCATTTCCAGCAGCGGAACACGGCGGATAATACCGGCATTATTCACCAGTACATCAATCGGCCCCTGTTCTTGCTCGATCACCGGCACCATGTCATTGACCACGGCTTCGTCGGTGACGTTGAACAGGTAACCGTGGGCATCGTGGCCCTTTTCACGCAATGCGGCAACGGCGTTGTCCAGCTTTTCCTGGGAGGAGTGGCCAGTGATGACCAGCTTGGCTCCGGCATTGCCGAGCCCTTCCGCCATGGCCATGCCCAGGCCGTGGGTAGCGCCGGTTACCAGCGCGACTTTTCCGGTGAGATCGAAAAGTGATTTGGACATAACAAACTCCAAACTTTGTATTGGCGGATTAGCGCAGCTCTGTCGGCTGTACTTTATCCATATCGTCGTAGTCGTGGTTTTCGCCAGCCATACCCCAGATAAAGGTGTAGTTACTGGTACCAACGCCGGAGTGCAGTGACCAGGTCGGGGAGATCACCGCCTGCTCGTTCTGCATCCAGATGGTACGGGTCTGCTGGGGCGGCCCCATGAAGTGACACACAGCCTGGTCTTCCGGCAGATTGAAGTACATGTACACTTCCATACGACGGCTGTGGGTGTGACATGGCATGGTGTTCCAGCAGCTGCCTGGAGCCAGTTCGGTCATGCCCATCTGCAACTGACAGGTTTGCAGCACATCTTTAACCAGCAGTTTGCGCAGGGTGCGCTTGTTGCAGGTTTCACTCGCGCCCAGCTCAATCACCTGCGCGTCGCCCTGCCCAACCTTGGTGGTAGGGAATTCACGGTGTGCGGGCGTGGACAGAATGTAGAACTTGGACGGCGCAGTTTTCACATTGCTG
It includes:
- the kduI gene encoding 5-dehydro-4-deoxy-D-glucuronate isomerase; this encodes MTTNFEERYASHPADYVNYGTERLRDEFLVPKLFTADTVNLTYTHVDRMIVGGVMPVDSVVKLETVDALKSDYFLERRELGIINIGGPGCVEVDGTVYEIGTKESLYVSRGSQDVKFSSNVKTAPSKFYILSTPAHREFPTTKVGQGDAQVIELGASETCNKRTLRKLLVKDVLQTCQLQMGMTELAPGSCWNTMPCHTHSRRMEVYMYFNLPEDQAVCHFMGPPQQTRTIWMQNEQAVISPTWSLHSGVGTSNYTFIWGMAGENHDYDDMDKVQPTELR
- a CDS encoding gluconate 5-dehydrogenase, which gives rise to MSKSLFDLTGKVALVTGATHGLGMAMAEGLGNAGAKLVITGHSSQEKLDNAVAALREKGHDAHGYLFNVTDEAVVNDMVPVIEQEQGPIDVLVNNAGIIRRVPLLEMELSEWNKVLETNLTGVMVMTRPVVRRMIERGAGKIINICSMMSELGRDSVSAYAAAKGGLKMLTQNMATEWARHNIQVNGIGPGYFATAQTAPIRVEGNPFNEFIIGRTPAGRWGNPEDLQGAAVFLSSKASDFVNGQVVYVDGGILATIGKPSNE